The Streptococcus viridans genome contains the following window.
TCACGGGACTAGTCATGAGTATGTAGCCCACGAAGCAGCGAAGCTTCTTGGAAAACCAATCGAAGAGTTGAAATTAATCACCTGCCACATTGGGAATGGAGCCTCTATTACAGCGGTAGACAAAGGGATTTCTGTCGATACGTCTATGGGCTTCACACCACTTGGTGGCATCATGATGGGAACACGTACAGGGGATATTGACCCTGCCATTATTCCTTACTTGATGGAGCACACAGAGGACTTCAACAGTCCAGAAGATATCAGTCGTATCTTGAACCGTGAATCTGGTCTTCTAGGGGTGTCTGAGCTTTCTAGCGATATGCGTGATATTCACGAAGCCATGCGCAGTGGAAATGACAAGGCACTTTTGGCCAACGACATTTTTGTTGATCGTATTAAGAAATACATCGGTCAATACTTTGCTGTCTTGAATGGAGCAGACGCCATCATCTTTACAGCTGGAATTGGAGAAAATTCTAAGACGATCCGTGGACAAGTCATTGACGGCTTGACTTGGTTTGGTTGTGAGCTTGATCCAGAAAAGAATGTCTTTGGTGCAGAAGGCGATATTTCAACAGCGGATGCTAAAGTGAGAGTTTTGGTCATCCCAACGGACGAAGAATTAGTCATTGCCCGTGATGTTGAACGCTTTAAAAACAAGGGATAAGACTTTTATTCTAAAAAAACAAGAGAGAAGAGGCTGACTTGAAGCGCCTCTTTTTTCTATTGTGTGACTACTACTTGGGCTTGCCCCAGTAGCTCATCTATGCTATACTAGAAAAATAGTTTGATAATCGAGGTAAAATAATGGAAAATTGGATGGAGAAAAAATGGGTTTCAAATGGTCTGTGGTTACTAATTGGAATACCGTTATTTATAGCGACTCAACTACCCATGATCGCTTTGATCTTGGGGATTGAAAATGCTTGGTCAAATTGGACGATCAATAGTCTAGTCCTTGGGGTTACCATGCTCCTCGTTTATTTGCTTTGGTGGTTTATGAAATGGAGTCCACTTGATTCACTAGATTTTTCACGAATCAAAGGCAGAGATATTGGGCGAAATTTCCTTTATTTTCTCCTGTTGCTGGCCAATAATGCTCTTGGGGTTAACCTTCTTCGACAGTTGGGAGAGGCGACGACAGCTAACCAAGAGACCATCCAAGGGGTGGCTTCCTTGGCCCCTCAGCTGGCAATGGGTTTGCTCATTGTTGTAGTGGCACCTTTAGGAGAAGAAATTATCTGTCGTGCTGTGATTCCCCGCTTGATCTTTAAGGGGCACGAAAAAATTGGTTATTTGGTTGGGGCTCTTGTTTTTGCCTATTTACATACACCAAGTAATCTTGGTTCCTGGATCATCTATGGGGGCATGTCCCTCATCTTGACTTGGGTTGCCTACCGCTACAAACGAGTAGAATATTCGATTTTATTGCACTTTACCATGAATGCTTTTGCCTTTCTGATAACTATCCTGGTTTCTTTTCTTCCCGCTTAAAATATGGTAGAATGATAGGACCAATGGGTTTTATTCAGAAGCTTTGGTAAGCTACCAAAGAAGCATCTAGGCGCAGATAGAGACAAACTCGGAGGTTGGAAAGATTCTAACCTCTTTTCTATGCTTGGTTGGTTTTTCTTAGAAAGATGAAGGAAGATATGTCAAAGAGTGAATGGAGACAACTAGGCAAGGATCGGACACTTCTATGTGGCATCCTCAATGTCACCCCCGACTCCTTTTCAGATGGGGGGCGTTACCAAACGGTAGAAGGAGCTCTCGAGCAAGCTCGAAAGTTAATAGCAGAAGGAGCAAGGATACTGGATATTGGTGGGGAGTCCACACGTCCAGGGAGTCATTTTGTGGAAATTCAGGAAGAAATCCAGCGAGTCGTGCCAGTCATTGAAGCGATTCGAGCGGAGAGTGATATCTTGATTTCGGTTGATACTTGGAAGTCAGAGGTTGCTCGTGCCGCCCTAGCAGCTGGTGCAGACTTGGTCAATGATATTACAGGCTTGTTAGGGGATCCACAAATGGCGAGGGTGATTGCAGAAGCTCATGCTGGAGCCATTCTTATGTTTAATCCAGTCATGGCTCGTCCTCATCATCCGAGTTCCGTCATTTTTCCGACCTTTGGTTTTGAGCCGGCCTTTTCATCAGAGGAGTTGGCGCAGTTTGAAGGTCTCTCTATTCAAGACTGCATGTGGACCTTCTTTGCTAAGAGCCTTGAGCGAGCAGAGGAGGCGGGATTGAGTCCGGATCAACTCTTCTTAGATCCTGGGATTGGTTTTGGCTTGACCAAGCGGGAAAACCTCCAACTTTTGCAGGACTTAAAAACCATTCATGCTAAGGGGTATCCAATCTTTTTAGGAGTCTCTCGGAAGCGCTTTGTGGTTAATATTCTGGAAGAAGAGGGATTTGAGACTGACCCTGAAACGAAAGAAGGATTCTACAATCGGGATTTGGCCTCCAGTCATTTGACGAGTGTGGCTGCCAGCCAAGGGGTGGAAATTGTACGTGTGCATGATATCCCTCTTCATAAGATGGCGGTAGCTATCGGTAGTGCGGTCTACCAAGCCGATCAAGCGCAGGACCTTCATTTGAAACAATATCGCTAAAGAAAAGAGAAGAGATATGACAGTAGATCTCAGTTGGTTAGCCACTTATCGTTCTTCTGAGCCCCATTTTGGCTTGGAGCGAATGGAAGCCTTGCTGGCCTTGAGGGGGAACCCACACTTAGCCTGTCCTGTAATCCATCTAGCTGGGACCAATGGAAAAGGATCGACCCTAGCCCATTTACGGTCTTTACTAGAGGCAAAAGGGTTGCGAGTTGGTGTTTTCTCCTCTCCCTATCTAGTTTCCTTTCATGAGCAAATCAGTATTAATGGGTTTCCCATCTCAGATCAGGATTTAGAAACTTATCTGTCCCTTTATCAGGACTTGCTTGCAAAAAACAGTTCTAATCAGACCTTGCTGGGCTTGACCGAGTTCGAGTTGATGACCGTCCTGGCTTTTGATTATTTTGCAGCAGAAAAGCCGGATGTGGTCATTTTGGAAGTGGGCATGGGTGGTCGTCTCGATAGTACCAATGTTTGTCAGCCTATTTTGACAGCCATCACGACGATTGGCTTGGACCATGTGGCTCTCTTAGGGCCGGATTTGGCCTCCATTGCTCGAGAGAAGGCGGGAATCATCAAGGAAAAGATTCCGGTCTTGCTAGGCCGGATGGAACTGGAAGCCCAAGAAGTCATTGTGCAGCGGGCGAACTGCTTATCGGCACCAGTAGAGCTGTTAGGTCAGGACTTTTTAGTTAGCTACCAAGAGTCACTGGCAGACGGGGAAGTTTTTGGCTATCAGAGCCAGTATCGGGAAGAAATGCAACTAAAGACAGGGCTCTTGGGACTTCATCAAGTCGACAATGCTGGACTGGCCCTGGCTCTCTGCGATACCTTCTGTCAAGAAAAGGGGCTCTCTTTCTTAAGCCGAGAAGAAATCCTCCAAGCTTGGGAAGGGGTCCAGTGGCCGGGACGCCTAGAGGTTATTTCGACCCAGCCCCTCATCATTCTAGATGGCGCCCATAATCCGCATGCAGTAGCCCCTCTTGTAGCCACCATAAAAGAACGGTATGGACAGTTGGACAAACAAGTCTTGTTTACCTGTATCCAGACTAAAGCGATTGAGGAGATGCTAGAACTATGGAGCGGATTGGAAAAGAGTCAATTAACCTTGACGACCTTTGAGGATTCACGCGCCTATTCCGTGAGAGACATGCAGGAAATAGCCCATCAAAAAGGCCTGCCTTATCAAGAATGGAAGGTGTTTTTAACCCAATATCTAGAAAGAAAATCGCAACAATCTGATCTCCTCT
Protein-coding sequences here:
- the folP gene encoding dihydropteroate synthase; the protein is MSKSEWRQLGKDRTLLCGILNVTPDSFSDGGRYQTVEGALEQARKLIAEGARILDIGGESTRPGSHFVEIQEEIQRVVPVIEAIRAESDILISVDTWKSEVARAALAAGADLVNDITGLLGDPQMARVIAEAHAGAILMFNPVMARPHHPSSVIFPTFGFEPAFSSEELAQFEGLSIQDCMWTFFAKSLERAEEAGLSPDQLFLDPGIGFGLTKRENLQLLQDLKTIHAKGYPIFLGVSRKRFVVNILEEEGFETDPETKEGFYNRDLASSHLTSVAASQGVEIVRVHDIPLHKMAVAIGSAVYQADQAQDLHLKQYR
- a CDS encoding acetate kinase yields the protein MTKTIAINAGSSSLKWQLYQMPEETVLAKGLIERIGLKDSISTVKFDGRAEKQVLDIENHTQAVKILLDDLIRFNIIASYDEITGVGHRVVAGGEYFKESALVDEEVIQKVEELSLLAPLHNPANAAGIRAFKELLPDITSVVVFDTSFHTTMPEKAYRYPLPTKYYTENKVRKYGAHGTSHEYVAHEAAKLLGKPIEELKLITCHIGNGASITAVDKGISVDTSMGFTPLGGIMMGTRTGDIDPAIIPYLMEHTEDFNSPEDISRILNRESGLLGVSELSSDMRDIHEAMRSGNDKALLANDIFVDRIKKYIGQYFAVLNGADAIIFTAGIGENSKTIRGQVIDGLTWFGCELDPEKNVFGAEGDISTADAKVRVLVIPTDEELVIARDVERFKNKG
- a CDS encoding bifunctional folylpolyglutamate synthase/dihydrofolate synthase, producing MTVDLSWLATYRSSEPHFGLERMEALLALRGNPHLACPVIHLAGTNGKGSTLAHLRSLLEAKGLRVGVFSSPYLVSFHEQISINGFPISDQDLETYLSLYQDLLAKNSSNQTLLGLTEFELMTVLAFDYFAAEKPDVVILEVGMGGRLDSTNVCQPILTAITTIGLDHVALLGPDLASIAREKAGIIKEKIPVLLGRMELEAQEVIVQRANCLSAPVELLGQDFLVSYQESLADGEVFGYQSQYREEMQLKTGLLGLHQVDNAGLALALCDTFCQEKGLSFLSREEILQAWEGVQWPGRLEVISTQPLIILDGAHNPHAVAPLVATIKERYGQLDKQVLFTCIQTKAIEEMLELWSGLEKSQLTLTTFEDSRAYSVRDMQEIAHQKGLPYQEWKVFLTQYLERKSQQSDLLLVTGSLYFLAQVRAFLIEEISRR
- a CDS encoding CPBP family intramembrane glutamic endopeptidase gives rise to the protein MEKKWVSNGLWLLIGIPLFIATQLPMIALILGIENAWSNWTINSLVLGVTMLLVYLLWWFMKWSPLDSLDFSRIKGRDIGRNFLYFLLLLANNALGVNLLRQLGEATTANQETIQGVASLAPQLAMGLLIVVVAPLGEEIICRAVIPRLIFKGHEKIGYLVGALVFAYLHTPSNLGSWIIYGGMSLILTWVAYRYKRVEYSILLHFTMNAFAFLITILVSFLPA